One window of the Candidatus Jettenia sp. genome contains the following:
- the prmC gene encoding peptide chain release factor N(5)-glutamine methyltransferase, with amino-acid sequence MSDSSFSANNSIEKYTNTFPDCHTISNLVYWASSVLQKYSIDSPRLDAEVILSHLLGCSRVNLYAHPDKSVDNAIAINYKKDIQRRAQRIPVQYITNHAEFMSMDFYVDERVLIPRPETELLVEAIIKKSQILAKKHELVIVDIGVGSGNIAITLAAKIDNAKIFAIDISPDALAVAKINAQRHQVSDRITFLQGDIYKPLERYGLKLNVDFIVSNPPYVADDEFPVLQKEVSFEPYQALVSGQDGLHMFKRVIADAITWLKPEGFIIFEVGERQAQEVARLLEDTGYFKRPELIRDYQHIYRIVAAQRRW; translated from the coding sequence ATGTCGGATTCTAGTTTTTCAGCTAACAATAGTATTGAAAAGTATACAAATACATTTCCAGACTGTCATACTATATCCAATCTTGTTTATTGGGCGAGCAGTGTATTGCAAAAGTATAGTATCGATTCTCCACGCCTGGATGCAGAGGTTATTTTATCGCATCTTCTGGGTTGCAGCCGTGTTAATCTTTATGCACATCCTGACAAATCTGTAGATAATGCCATAGCAATAAACTACAAAAAAGATATCCAAAGGCGCGCACAGCGTATCCCCGTACAATATATTACAAATCATGCAGAGTTTATGTCTATGGATTTTTATGTAGACGAACGGGTATTGATACCACGTCCTGAAACGGAATTACTCGTAGAGGCTATCATAAAGAAGTCACAAATCTTGGCAAAAAAACATGAGTTGGTGATTGTAGATATCGGAGTTGGCAGTGGTAACATTGCGATAACCTTAGCAGCAAAAATAGATAACGCAAAGATATTTGCAATAGATATATCGCCTGATGCTTTAGCGGTTGCTAAAATTAACGCTCAAAGGCATCAGGTTTCCGATAGGATAACATTCTTACAGGGTGATATATATAAACCTCTTGAACGATACGGGCTAAAATTAAACGTAGATTTTATCGTATCGAACCCACCCTACGTGGCAGATGATGAGTTCCCGGTATTACAAAAGGAGGTAAGTTTTGAGCCGTATCAGGCATTAGTCAGTGGTCAGGATGGTTTACACATGTTCAAACGTGTGATCGCAGATGCAATTACATGGCTCAAACCCGAGGGATTTATTATCTTTGAGGTCGGGGAGAGACAAGCGCAGGAAGTAGCACGGTTGTTAGAGGATACAGGATATTTTAAAAGACCAGAGTTAATAAGAGATTACCAACATATATATCGCATCGTTGCCGCACAAAGGCGATGGTAA
- the prfA gene encoding peptide chain release factor 1: protein MNDNLLKKLEKIYERYSELEKLLSDPEVISDSNRYTTYLKEHGSYSKMVNKYTQLIETRTRKRDAESLLNQEGIDKEFAEMAKDELGELEKQEEFLFDEIKNLFISDDRTSSKNVIAEIRAGTGGDEAAIFAADLFRMYTKYAENQGWKVELFDCSGTDLGGFREVTFSIEGKNVYEKLRFESGTHRVQRVPQTETSGRVHTSTATVAILPEIEEVEIDINPNDIVVDTFRASGPGGQKVNKTSSAVRITHVPSGLVVKCLDEKSQHKNRAKAMRILRSRLYELYEGQKRNERDQIRRDQIGTGDRSEKIRTYNYSQNRVTDHRINFSVYNLDQVMLGHLEELIDALAAYYKEERLKELAASI, encoded by the coding sequence ATGAATGATAATTTATTAAAAAAATTAGAAAAAATATACGAAAGATATAGTGAATTAGAGAAGCTCTTATCGGATCCAGAGGTAATTTCAGATTCCAATCGTTATACAACATATTTAAAGGAACATGGAAGTTACTCCAAGATGGTGAATAAATATACCCAATTGATAGAAACTCGCACGAGGAAAAGAGATGCCGAAAGTCTCCTGAATCAAGAAGGTATAGATAAGGAATTTGCCGAGATGGCTAAGGATGAGTTAGGAGAATTAGAGAAACAAGAAGAGTTTCTGTTCGACGAGATCAAAAACTTGTTTATATCAGATGACAGAACTTCCAGCAAAAATGTAATAGCCGAAATACGAGCAGGAACGGGAGGTGACGAAGCGGCTATTTTTGCTGCTGATTTGTTCCGTATGTACACAAAATATGCGGAAAATCAGGGATGGAAGGTAGAACTTTTTGATTGCAGTGGAACAGATCTTGGGGGGTTTCGGGAAGTAACTTTTTCTATTGAAGGAAAGAATGTATACGAGAAATTACGCTTTGAAAGTGGCACACACCGTGTTCAGAGGGTACCCCAAACAGAAACGAGTGGCAGGGTCCATACCTCGACAGCCACAGTAGCTATCCTGCCAGAAATCGAAGAGGTTGAGATTGATATAAATCCGAACGATATAGTAGTAGATACCTTTCGTGCCTCTGGCCCGGGAGGGCAAAAGGTTAATAAAACAAGCTCCGCTGTCAGGATCACCCACGTTCCTTCCGGATTAGTTGTAAAATGCCTTGATGAAAAATCCCAGCATAAAAATCGTGCAAAAGCTATGCGTATCTTAAGAAGCCGGTTATACGAATTGTATGAAGGGCAGAAACGGAATGAGCGGGATCAAATCCGCCGCGATCAAATAGGAACGGGTGACCGTAGTGAAAAAATTCGTACGTATAACTATTCACAAAATCGAGTTACCGATCATCGAATAAATTTTTCAGTATATAATCTGGATCAAGTCATGCTGGGACATTTAGAAGAGCTTATAGATGCTTTAGCGGCGTATTACAAAGAAGAGCGGTTAAAAGAACTAGCTGCAAGCATATAG
- the rpmE gene encoding 50S ribosomal protein L31 has translation MKQGIHPEYMETIVTCGCGESFKTRSAKPKMFVEVCSKCHPFYTGKQKFLDSAGQIERFQKRLQKAHTPEETVKKK, from the coding sequence ATGAAACAAGGAATTCATCCGGAATATATGGAAACTATTGTGACATGTGGATGTGGAGAAAGTTTTAAGACAAGATCGGCGAAACCGAAAATGTTTGTGGAAGTATGTTCAAAGTGCCATCCATTTTATACAGGTAAACAAAAATTTCTCGATAGTGCGGGCCAAATAGAAAGGTTTCAGAAAAGGCTTCAAAAGGCTCATACTCCTGAAGAAACCGTAAAGAAAAAATGA
- the ffh gene encoding signal recognition particle protein — translation MFEAITSSLEGVFSKLRGKGRLTEANIKDGLHEVRLALLEADVNYKVVKDFIQHVTERAVGEEVIKSVAPGQQIIKIVHDELVRLMGESDTTIPFRENEQTLIMLVGLQGSGKTTTAGKLAKTIASKGKKPLLVAADVQRPAAIEQLKVLGQQLDMPVYFEHNSQPVKICKNSLQHAKERMNDVIIFDTAGRLHIDDELMSELQEIKEKLKPHQIYFVCDSMTGQDAVNSAKEFDTQLGFDGVILTKLDGDTRGGAALSIRAVTGKPIKFVGIGEKLDRLEEFHPDRMASRILGMGDVVSLVERAQQAIDMEEAQKLSRKIKDDTLSLDDFLMQLQQIRKMGPLKEVLGMIPGMGNKVDGLNIDEKQLQKVEAIIKSMTRSERSNPDIVNGSRRQRVATGSGTTIQDVNQLLKQFKSMKKLMKHFKGNEKNLKKMGLLSNKLPFGKGMIR, via the coding sequence ATGTTTGAAGCAATTACAAGTAGTTTAGAAGGTGTTTTTAGCAAACTCAGGGGAAAGGGACGTCTCACAGAGGCCAATATTAAAGATGGACTACACGAGGTACGTTTAGCGCTTCTTGAAGCGGACGTTAATTACAAAGTCGTTAAGGACTTCATCCAACATGTTACTGAACGCGCTGTTGGCGAAGAGGTAATAAAGAGCGTTGCGCCTGGACAGCAGATTATAAAGATTGTTCACGATGAATTAGTCAGGTTAATGGGAGAATCGGACACAACGATTCCCTTTAGAGAAAACGAACAAACATTGATTATGTTGGTTGGATTACAAGGTAGTGGAAAGACTACCACAGCAGGAAAACTCGCTAAGACCATAGCTTCTAAAGGAAAAAAACCACTCCTGGTAGCCGCAGATGTACAACGACCCGCTGCAATTGAACAATTAAAGGTGTTAGGTCAACAACTTGATATGCCGGTATACTTTGAGCATAACTCGCAACCGGTAAAAATATGTAAAAATTCTCTTCAGCATGCCAAAGAGAGAATGAACGATGTTATTATTTTCGATACCGCTGGAAGACTACATATTGATGATGAACTGATGTCGGAATTACAGGAAATCAAAGAAAAATTAAAACCACACCAAATTTACTTTGTTTGCGATTCCATGACAGGTCAGGATGCCGTTAATAGTGCAAAGGAATTTGATACCCAACTAGGATTCGACGGTGTAATTTTAACAAAACTGGATGGCGATACCAGAGGTGGAGCTGCCTTATCAATACGGGCAGTTACCGGAAAGCCCATTAAATTTGTGGGTATTGGTGAGAAGTTAGATCGTTTGGAAGAATTTCACCCGGACCGTATGGCTTCGAGAATACTCGGGATGGGAGATGTTGTATCCCTTGTAGAACGTGCTCAGCAAGCTATTGACATGGAAGAAGCTCAAAAACTTAGCAGAAAAATAAAAGACGATACCCTCAGCCTGGATGATTTCCTTATGCAGCTCCAACAGATCAGGAAGATGGGACCGCTGAAAGAAGTTTTGGGAATGATTCCTGGTATGGGAAATAAGGTCGATGGTTTAAATATAGATGAAAAACAGCTCCAAAAGGTCGAAGCAATTATTAAATCTATGACACGCAGTGAGCGGTCAAATCCAGATATAGTCAACGGAAGCCGGAGACAGCGGGTAGCTACAGGAAGCGGGACAACAATCCAGGATGTAAATCAGTTATTAAAGCAATTCAAATCGATGAAAAAACTGATGAAACATTTTAAAGGAAATGAAAAAAATTTAAAGAAGATGGGATTATTATCAAACAAATTGCCTTTTGGTAAAGGTATGATACGATAA
- the rpsP gene encoding 30S ribosomal protein S16 has product MVRLRMMRMGRKNRPYYRIGAFDAHEERDGKIIENLGTYDPMESNNEKQVTLKKERVEYWLGVGAKPTESVASVLKKFGIALKK; this is encoded by the coding sequence ATGGTAAGACTGAGAATGATGAGAATGGGTCGTAAAAATAGACCTTATTATAGGATTGGCGCCTTTGATGCCCATGAGGAGAGGGATGGAAAAATTATTGAAAATCTGGGGACATATGATCCTATGGAATCGAATAATGAAAAACAAGTCACTTTAAAAAAAGAACGGGTAGAATATTGGTTAGGAGTAGGTGCAAAGCCAACAGAATCAGTCGCTAGTGTACTGAAAAAATTCGGTATTGCATTAAAAAAATAA
- the trmD gene encoding tRNA (guanosine(37)-N1)-methyltransferase TrmD, translating into MRIDILTLFPEMFENVLGNSILKIAREKELVHYNLFNIREYAENKRCVDDRPYGGGPGMVMKPEPIFNSVEFIEQQAHACSKKILLTPQGRQFSQSVAMELSKEPYVMLICGHYEGFDERVRMGLDVLELSIGDYILSGGEIPAMVIIDAVVRLIPGVLGDMDSAVNESFHNGLLEYPQYTRPAEYRGMRVPEVLMSGHHQKIKEWQKNHAVKKTLEKRPDLLQKI; encoded by the coding sequence ATGCGGATCGATATTTTAACATTATTCCCGGAAATGTTTGAGAATGTACTGGGAAATAGCATTTTAAAGATTGCCCGGGAAAAGGAACTTGTTCACTATAATCTTTTCAATATTCGGGAGTATGCTGAAAATAAGCGATGTGTTGACGATCGGCCATACGGCGGAGGCCCCGGCATGGTGATGAAACCAGAACCTATCTTTAATTCGGTTGAATTTATAGAACAACAGGCACATGCTTGTTCAAAAAAGATATTGTTAACACCACAGGGGCGCCAATTTTCCCAATCAGTTGCCATGGAATTATCGAAAGAACCTTATGTAATGCTCATATGCGGTCATTATGAGGGTTTCGATGAGAGGGTTCGGATGGGATTGGATGTGCTTGAGCTATCTATCGGCGACTATATCCTTTCTGGTGGAGAAATACCTGCAATGGTAATTATCGATGCTGTGGTTCGTTTGATACCAGGGGTATTAGGCGACATGGACTCGGCAGTGAATGAATCCTTTCATAATGGTTTATTAGAATACCCGCAATATACCCGGCCGGCAGAGTATAGAGGCATGCGAGTGCCAGAGGTACTAATGTCTGGCCATCATCAGAAAATAAAAGAATGGCAAAAAAACCATGCAGTAAAAAAAACTCTGGAAAAAAGACCGGATCTTTTACAGAAAATATAA
- the rplS gene encoding 50S ribosomal protein L19: protein MKKTIPQFSIGDQVDVSVKIIEGDKERIQVFSGIVIAKNGGSLQETFTVRRIVQGEGVERVFPVHSPKIADIKVIKSGKVRRAKLYYMRTRTGKGTRLQEKFE from the coding sequence ATGAAAAAGACAATCCCCCAATTTTCAATAGGAGATCAGGTAGATGTATCAGTAAAAATTATTGAGGGTGATAAAGAACGTATTCAGGTTTTCAGTGGTATTGTAATTGCCAAAAATGGCGGAAGCCTTCAGGAAACGTTTACGGTAAGACGCATTGTCCAGGGTGAGGGTGTTGAGCGTGTATTCCCGGTTCATTCACCAAAAATTGCTGATATTAAAGTTATAAAATCGGGTAAGGTTAGGCGCGCAAAGCTCTATTACATGCGTACCAGAACAGGCAAAGGTACAAGGTTGCAGGAGAAATTTGAATAA
- a CDS encoding YraN family protein, producing MDNPYKYLNPWIQIFIRTLQLLSVKYITSNIYLFKVKIQKLPHAQAVGTQGEQKAVKFLKKNGYKILQRNYRWKGGEIDIICYDRGTIVFVEVKTRHSDTYGPPELSVTEAKKKQILKVARHYITEKRIEGIDLRFDVVSISHTPIQKYPAITLFKNAFTKNDLTTARI from the coding sequence ATGGATAATCCTTATAAGTATTTAAATCCCTGGATTCAAATTTTTATAAGAACCTTGCAATTACTCTCTGTTAAATATATCACCTCAAACATATATTTGTTCAAAGTTAAGATTCAGAAGTTACCACATGCACAAGCTGTAGGTACACAGGGAGAACAAAAAGCGGTAAAATTTCTGAAAAAGAACGGATATAAGATACTGCAGCGAAATTACCGATGGAAAGGCGGAGAAATAGATATTATCTGTTACGATCGTGGTACGATTGTATTTGTGGAAGTCAAAACACGACACTCAGATACATACGGACCACCGGAACTCTCTGTTACCGAAGCAAAAAAGAAGCAAATCTTAAAGGTTGCCCGGCATTATATTACAGAAAAACGGATAGAAGGCATAGACTTGCGCTTTGATGTAGTTTCCATTTCCCACACGCCTATTCAAAAATATCCAGCAATAACACTTTTTAAAAATGCCTTCACTAAAAACGACTTGACTACCGCAAGGATATAA
- a CDS encoding TatD family nuclease-associated radical SAM protein, whose protein sequence is MSRAKEAGVGCIINVGTSLTSSEKSVVLANRFNTIYASIGIHPHDASKVSEQNWQTLESLIEKPKVIAIGETGLDYYRDRSPHEDQQRMFHKHLALAKAHSLPVIIHCRDASDDCLKILNEHKNGILNGVVHCFSGTKEAAKKFIELGLYISFAGSITFSNANTLREVAKSVPVERLLLETDSPFLAPQPKRGERNEPSYLSFIIPVLANIYGLSVHDIERITSFNAYKLFGIGEPEREGKIAYAIRNSLYINLTNRCSNVCTFCMREIYPIVKGHHLRLQQEPTAEEVLHAIGDPSKYDEVVFCGYGEPTERLDVLIPVAKFLKSKNKRIRLDTNGHGDLINGRSIVQELKGLIDTICISLNADTAEKYEEICKPVFGKKAYPALIQFIKDAKEAIPNVQISIVEIPGVNGEKCKQIAKELGVDFRVREYNVLG, encoded by the coding sequence TTGTCTCGCGCAAAAGAGGCTGGTGTTGGATGTATTATCAATGTAGGTACGAGCCTTACTTCGAGTGAGAAAAGCGTTGTTTTAGCGAACCGATTTAACACTATATATGCCAGCATAGGAATCCACCCCCATGATGCTTCAAAGGTTTCTGAGCAAAACTGGCAAACATTAGAATCTCTTATAGAAAAACCGAAGGTCATAGCCATTGGAGAAACAGGGCTTGACTACTACCGTGATCGTAGTCCTCACGAGGACCAGCAACGTATGTTCCATAAACATCTGGCTTTGGCAAAAGCCCATAGTCTGCCGGTAATTATTCATTGCCGCGATGCGAGCGATGATTGCCTAAAAATATTAAATGAGCATAAAAATGGTATACTAAATGGAGTTGTGCATTGTTTCAGCGGGACAAAAGAAGCCGCAAAGAAGTTTATAGAATTAGGCTTATACATCTCTTTTGCAGGGTCGATTACCTTTTCGAATGCAAACACCTTGCGAGAGGTTGCTAAATCGGTTCCTGTTGAAAGACTTCTTTTAGAAACCGATTCCCCTTTTTTAGCTCCGCAACCGAAGAGGGGTGAACGCAATGAACCATCATATTTGTCCTTCATTATCCCCGTATTGGCGAATATCTACGGTCTATCCGTACACGATATTGAGCGGATTACCAGCTTTAATGCATATAAACTATTCGGAATAGGCGAGCCGGAGCGAGAAGGAAAGATTGCTTATGCTATACGAAATTCATTATACATAAACCTCACGAATCGATGTTCAAATGTATGCACTTTTTGCATGAGGGAAATTTACCCTATCGTCAAAGGCCATCATCTAAGATTACAGCAGGAACCAACTGCGGAGGAAGTATTACATGCAATTGGCGACCCCAGCAAATACGATGAGGTAGTGTTTTGCGGCTATGGTGAACCGACCGAGCGATTAGATGTATTGATACCTGTTGCAAAGTTTCTAAAATCAAAGAACAAACGTATCCGGTTGGACACCAATGGACATGGAGATTTAATCAATGGAAGGTCTATTGTTCAGGAATTAAAAGGGTTGATCGATACTATTTGTATTAGTTTAAATGCCGATACTGCAGAAAAGTATGAGGAAATCTGTAAGCCTGTTTTTGGGAAAAAGGCCTATCCTGCACTTATCCAATTTATTAAAGATGCGAAAGAGGCAATACCGAACGTACAGATTTCTATTGTAGAGATACCGGGTGTTAATGGAGAAAAGTGTAAACAGATAGCGAAAGAATTGGGCGTCGATTTCAGAGTAAGAGAATATAATGTACTAGGTTAG
- a CDS encoding N-acetyltransferase: MLRKATIEDIEKIYKLINEFASKNVMLPRSLSELYENIRDFFVFIQHDKVVGCAALHIFWKDLAEIKSVAVLESHQREGIGKKLVMACKREASKLHIAKIFALTYVPEFFEKCGFIRVEKESLPHKIWSECVKCHKFPDCGEIPVIYELQKTI; this comes from the coding sequence ATGTTACGAAAAGCAACCATAGAAGATATTGAAAAGATTTATAAACTCATAAACGAATTTGCATCAAAGAACGTCATGCTGCCACGATCTCTTAGTGAGCTTTACGAAAATATCAGGGATTTTTTCGTGTTTATTCAGCATGATAAAGTGGTTGGCTGCGCAGCCTTGCACATTTTTTGGAAAGATCTTGCGGAAATAAAATCGGTTGCCGTATTGGAATCTCATCAACGCGAAGGAATTGGGAAAAAACTGGTAATGGCCTGTAAGCGTGAGGCGAGTAAATTACATATTGCAAAGATATTTGCCCTTACCTACGTACCAGAATTCTTTGAAAAATGCGGATTTATCAGGGTAGAAAAGGAAAGCCTCCCTCACAAGATATGGTCTGAATGCGTCAAATGCCACAAATTCCCGGATTGTGGAGAAATTCCGGTGATTTATGAATTACAGAAAACTATCTAA
- a CDS encoding 4Fe-4S dicluster domain-containing protein, with the protein MWKEKEITGFHGGFNFLDTYLLKFCNIIEEVSSGSTPETFKYNIPDQEVKYVIVNLCPTEPWELPNWAILENKTLAFLDKLEEIKVRYFPKAHFSIAINKKEDRTIAEAMNYASNADNAEWMKIFALDPKYPQNDPVLLAKVILGIDINFGQDTMDLGILILDAQTVSAIYESCILGNKVNSRLIAISGTGLKENEIINVQLGTSVDKVLHYRTVEAGGYRVFINGPLRGKEISDLSQKIDWSTNNIVVLKEQDSKVMFPMLKSGELTFTTNTHGELRQCIYCNFCDSICPVDLEPALYYHSYIRGEKHKARLYNLEKCIECGLCSFICPSKLELLRINRECKTLGKKL; encoded by the coding sequence ATGTGGAAAGAAAAAGAAATAACAGGATTTCACGGGGGTTTTAACTTCCTCGATACCTATTTGTTAAAATTTTGCAATATTATAGAGGAAGTTTCTTCTGGCAGCACGCCGGAGACATTTAAATACAATATTCCTGACCAAGAAGTAAAATATGTTATTGTGAACCTCTGTCCTACAGAGCCGTGGGAATTACCGAACTGGGCAATCCTGGAAAACAAGACCCTGGCATTCCTTGATAAGCTGGAAGAAATAAAAGTACGTTACTTTCCAAAAGCACACTTTTCTATTGCCATCAATAAAAAAGAAGACAGAACCATTGCGGAGGCAATGAACTATGCAAGTAACGCCGATAACGCCGAGTGGATGAAGATTTTTGCCTTAGACCCAAAATATCCGCAGAACGACCCTGTTTTGTTAGCAAAAGTTATTTTAGGTATAGATATTAATTTTGGTCAGGATACCATGGATCTGGGTATCTTAATCCTCGATGCCCAAACGGTATCGGCTATCTACGAAAGCTGCATTCTGGGGAATAAGGTTAATTCACGACTCATAGCTATTTCTGGCACAGGTCTGAAAGAAAACGAGATTATCAATGTACAACTGGGAACATCTGTAGACAAGGTACTCCATTACAGGACTGTTGAAGCGGGTGGCTATCGGGTTTTTATAAACGGTCCCTTGCGTGGCAAAGAAATATCTGACTTATCACAGAAGATAGATTGGTCTACCAATAACATCGTAGTTTTAAAAGAACAGGATAGTAAGGTTATGTTTCCCATGCTCAAGTCTGGTGAATTAACATTTACTACTAATACACACGGAGAATTACGGCAGTGTATTTATTGTAATTTTTGTGATAGTATTTGCCCTGTAGATTTAGAACCTGCCCTCTACTACCATAGTTATATCCGGGGAGAAAAGCACAAGGCACGCCTCTATAATTTAGAAAAATGTATCGAATGTGGGTTGTGCAGCTTCATATGCCCCTCAAAGCTGGAACTCTTGAGGATTAACAGGGAATGCAAGACTCTGGGTAAAAAATTATGA
- a CDS encoding RnfABCDGE type electron transport complex subunit D, protein MRKSLKPIEDILSKNLDRAESFIHTHPKINFLFGSLFEAFDSLIRSTRETAQIQPFIRNNYDVKRFMGAVLVALTFGWVFPSIYFYGWQCVIPKLMVSFIVGVFIVDVSWAIIAREGHISEGGFVSCMFIPAILPPQSPLWLTGLGAALAILFRNILGGVGNNLVNPALFSRLFLTICFPALLVTGYQIPFVGIPDLHTLRYGLDTITHATPLTAFKVNGELPSYLSLLLGTASGSLGETCRLALILSALWLIKIKVANWRIPVSYLGSVFIFSLFFSLILGKAVAPPLFQLLSGGLILGAFFMATDPITATYNQTAKWVFGTGCGFITVLIRDFTTLPEGVMYAILLMNLLAIPIQSLAVKMRYRI, encoded by the coding sequence ATGAGAAAATCGCTTAAACCAATAGAAGATATTCTGAGTAAGAATCTTGACCGTGCAGAATCATTTATCCATACCCATCCAAAAATCAACTTCCTGTTTGGGAGTCTTTTTGAAGCCTTTGATAGTCTTATTCGTAGTACAAGAGAAACGGCACAAATACAACCCTTTATCCGAAATAATTATGATGTAAAACGATTTATGGGGGCTGTACTCGTGGCATTAACTTTCGGATGGGTTTTCCCATCCATTTATTTTTATGGCTGGCAGTGTGTAATACCCAAGCTTATGGTTTCATTTATTGTAGGTGTATTCATCGTTGATGTAAGTTGGGCTATTATTGCACGGGAAGGTCATATCAGCGAAGGCGGATTCGTATCATGCATGTTCATCCCTGCCATATTGCCTCCACAATCACCGCTTTGGCTAACCGGTTTAGGCGCAGCATTGGCTATTCTCTTCAGGAATATACTGGGTGGTGTCGGTAATAATCTTGTAAACCCCGCCCTTTTCAGCCGTTTGTTTTTGACAATATGCTTTCCAGCGCTTCTAGTCACCGGTTATCAAATACCCTTTGTAGGTATCCCGGATCTCCATACTCTCCGCTATGGATTAGATACTATTACCCATGCTACACCATTAACGGCATTCAAGGTTAACGGGGAACTACCTTCTTACCTTTCTTTACTTCTGGGAACTGCAAGTGGTTCTTTGGGTGAAACGTGTCGATTGGCACTGATATTATCGGCTTTATGGTTAATCAAAATAAAGGTTGCGAATTGGAGAATACCCGTATCCTATCTTGGAAGCGTGTTTATCTTTTCCCTGTTTTTTTCATTGATTTTAGGCAAAGCTGTAGCCCCACCCTTGTTTCAACTTCTCAGTGGCGGTTTAATTCTGGGGGCATTTTTTATGGCTACAGATCCGATAACAGCAACGTACAACCAAACAGCAAAATGGGTCTTTGGCACAGGGTGTGGATTTATCACGGTACTGATAAGAGATTTTACCACATTACCTGAAGGGGTTATGTATGCAATCCTGCTTATGAATCTCCTGGCGATACCAATCCAGTCTTTAGCAGTAAAGATGAGATATCGCATATGA
- a CDS encoding FMN-binding protein encodes MDELKKIISRIISILLITFLPCAGLLVVYFFTAPRIAEYYDIKEKRAVLDIFRIPYRTVEKKFMGFHFTVYDKKDIQEVFRKNITVETPSLSWEIQPTGRESSEERQKDTSGKRIFKYVKEGSLQGVGFVESKMGYGYNKSSTMSLFICLEPDGETLKGIEVLDHSETPGLGGRITEDQFKKQFIGKKLKPKIIMVKERKAEGANEFDAITGATNTSKGIAAFINDAVKEFWEGQREITW; translated from the coding sequence ATGGACGAATTAAAAAAAATTATATCTCGTATTATTTCAATTCTCCTGATTACTTTTTTACCCTGCGCAGGGCTTCTTGTAGTATACTTCTTCACAGCTCCAAGAATCGCTGAATACTACGATATAAAGGAAAAACGCGCTGTTTTGGACATTTTTCGTATTCCCTATCGTACGGTAGAAAAGAAATTTATGGGATTTCATTTTACAGTGTATGATAAAAAGGATATTCAAGAAGTTTTTCGTAAAAATATAACCGTAGAAACACCTTCCTTATCCTGGGAAATTCAACCCACAGGTCGAGAGTCTTCTGAAGAAAGACAAAAGGATACGAGTGGAAAAAGGATATTCAAATACGTGAAAGAAGGAAGTCTTCAAGGTGTTGGATTTGTGGAATCAAAAATGGGATATGGTTACAATAAATCAAGCACTATGTCTCTCTTTATTTGTCTGGAACCTGATGGGGAAACCTTAAAGGGTATAGAAGTATTAGACCATAGTGAAACACCAGGTTTAGGCGGTAGAATTACTGAAGATCAATTTAAAAAACAATTTATCGGAAAAAAGTTAAAGCCGAAGATAATAATGGTCAAGGAAAGAAAAGCTGAAGGCGCAAATGAATTTGATGCAATTACCGGTGCTACCAACACCAGCAAAGGAATAGCAGCCTTTATCAACGATGCTGTAAAAGAATTTTGGGAAGGGCAAAGGGAGATAACATGGTAG